The DNA region CCGCTCTGGCGCGCGAGGTGGATCGGCGCAAGGGATTCCGCCTGGTCGGGGTGATGACCTACGAAGGGCAGGTCGCAGGCGTGCCCGACGACGTTCCCACCGCGCGGGCCAAGTCGCTGGTGGTGCGCAAGATCAAGGAGAAGTCGGTCGAGCAGCTGCTGGTACGACGTGCCGCGATCCTCGACGCGCTGCGCCCCTACCTGCCCGAGGACGCCTTCTTCAACGCCGGCGGCTCGGGCTCGATCGAGTCCTCGGCCGCCGACCCCGTGGTGACCGAGGTGACTGCCGGCTCCGGGCTCCTGGTGCCGACGCTCTTCGACCACTACCGCAGCTTCGAGCCGCTGCCGGCCGCGTTCTTCGGACTACGGGTCACCCGGGTGCCGGCGCCGGGGATCGTCACGGTGCACGGCGGCGGCCTGATCGCCTCGGGGCCGACCGGGGCCGACCGCGCTCCGACCCCGTGGGCGCCGGCGGGTCTCGCCCTCACCGGTCTGGAGGGCGCCGGTGAGGTGCAGACGCCGCTGACCGGGAGCGGCACCGGCGGGATGTCCGTCGGCGACCTGGTCTGGTTCCGGCACGCCAAGTCCGGTGAGCCGTTCGAGCACGGCACCACCGTCCACCTGCTCCAGGGCGACGGGTTCGTGGACCACGTGCCGAGCTATCGCGGGCACGGCGTTGCCTTCTGAGCCTCCGGGCGCGGCCGCACGGATCGTCGCCGCGGCCGAGGAGGCCGAGCCCCGACTGGGCGGGACCCGCCTGGTCTGCATCGACGGCCTGGCCGGTGCCGGCAAGTCGACGCTGGCCACAGCCGTGGGCCGGCTGCGCCCCGATGCGCTGGTGTTCGCCACCGACGACATGCTGCACGGTTGGTCGGGGCTGCCGGGCCTCGGCGTCACGCTGGACCGTCTCCTCCGGCCGCTCGCGGCGGGACGTCCGGGACGGTGGCGGCGCTGGGACTGGCTGACCGGCGAGTGGGCCGAGGAGCACCGGGTCGATCCGGTCGCGCTGCTGGTCCTGGAGGGCGTCGGCTCCTGCGCCAACGAGATCGCCGACCTGGTCAGCCTGACCGTCTGGGTCGAGGCCGAGCGCACCGTCCGGCGCGACCGGTGGATCGACCGCGACGGCGAGGTGCTGCGCGGGCACTGGGCGACCTGGGCGGACGACGAGGCCGCCCACCACCGGGTGCACCGCGCCCGGGAGCGCGCAGGACTGCGCTACGACACCTCGACCGGCACCGCGCTCGCCCGTCGCTGAGCCGTCAGGGTCGGTGGGCGGCGACGAGGGCCTTGACCTCGCGCACCGCCGTCTTGGCCCGGCCTCCGTCGGAGCCCTGGATCCCCAGCATGGGGATGGTGCGGCCGTCGGCCAGGTCCAGGTTCGGCCACGGCGCCCCGAGCGGCATCCGCACCTTCTCGATCTCCGCCCAGGCGAAGTCACGGCGCCGGTAGCCGTTGACGAGGGTGATCCCGTCCTCCGTCACCGTGACCCGGGAGCGGGCCATCGCGTAGAGCAGCGCCACGCCGACGCCGACGATCGCGATCACGGTCCCGCGCTCGATCACGTTGATCGCGTCCCGGGTCTGCTGGTCGAAGCTGAGCCACAGCCAGGCGAAGGCGCCGACCAGGAACAGCGCGAAGACCGGCGCGGCGAGCCGCGGCCCGAACGGGCGCCAGGTGCGGGGCAGGGTGGGTGTGGTCACGTCGGAGGTCACCGTCATGGTCTCGTCTCGGGCCGCGTCACAGCCGGCAGGCGTGGATATCGGTGGTCAGGATGCCGCGCGCGCCGAGGTCGAAGAGCTCGTCCATCACCCGCTGGGCGCGCTGCCGCGGCACCATGGAACGCACGGCGACCCACCCCTCGCGATGCAACGGGCTCACGGTGGGGCTCTCGATGCCGGGCGTCAGCG from Nocardioides sambongensis includes:
- a CDS encoding amino acid deaminase/aldolase codes for the protein MLHPKPGDHVARNRLAQRLNGAVRAEREPLGTPIFVVDLDAFDTNAADLVRRAGDTPIRVASKSLRVPALIRRALERPGFAGVLCYTLAEALWLEEHDVNDDLVVAYPSVDERALSALVASPRAASRITVMIDDVAHLDVISALRSSTAVPIKVAIDIDAGLRWGGQAVGPKRSPLFDVGSVAALAREVDRRKGFRLVGVMTYEGQVAGVPDDVPTARAKSLVVRKIKEKSVEQLLVRRAAILDALRPYLPEDAFFNAGGSGSIESSAADPVVTEVTAGSGLLVPTLFDHYRSFEPLPAAFFGLRVTRVPAPGIVTVHGGGLIASGPTGADRAPTPWAPAGLALTGLEGAGEVQTPLTGSGTGGMSVGDLVWFRHAKSGEPFEHGTTVHLLQGDGFVDHVPSYRGHGVAF
- a CDS encoding PH domain-containing protein produces the protein MTVTSDVTTPTLPRTWRPFGPRLAAPVFALFLVGAFAWLWLSFDQQTRDAINVIERGTVIAIVGVGVALLYAMARSRVTVTEDGITLVNGYRRRDFAWAEIEKVRMPLGAPWPNLDLADGRTIPMLGIQGSDGGRAKTAVREVKALVAAHRP
- a CDS encoding uridine kinase family protein; translation: MPSEPPGAAARIVAAAEEAEPRLGGTRLVCIDGLAGAGKSTLATAVGRLRPDALVFATDDMLHGWSGLPGLGVTLDRLLRPLAAGRPGRWRRWDWLTGEWAEEHRVDPVALLVLEGVGSCANEIADLVSLTVWVEAERTVRRDRWIDRDGEVLRGHWATWADDEAAHHRVHRARERAGLRYDTSTGTALARR